The Vidua macroura isolate BioBank_ID:100142 chromosome 11, ASM2450914v1, whole genome shotgun sequence genome includes a region encoding these proteins:
- the ELMO3 gene encoding engulfment and cell motility protein 3 isoform X3: protein MDMMDYLRKKNIRQFIHKNIIHSSEPLGDEMAHYLYVLQSVSLNLCEHRMKMSMDPYSQEQRDLLQSLRQTAFESESEVPAGTFSTERRRSLCAKEFRKLGFMNNSNPAEDLRRAPPGLLALDNMVYFSRNTPNAYSRFILENSSREDKHECPFARSSIQLTLILCEILHIGEPCSETAQAFYPMFFGQDHFFEELFCICIQLVNKTWKEMRATQEDFDKVMQVVREQITRTLSLKPTSLELFKTRVNALNYSEILKLRQTERLHQEETLAVPVLELREKLKPELLELIRQQRLLHLCEGTLFRKISSRRRQDKLWYCRLSPNHKVLHYGDVEEGVKSPPIESLTEKIPVADMKMLLVGKECPHTKEKSSGKQNKDVLELAFSIVHDVEEYCLNFIAPTRYEFCLWTDGLNVLLGKEMTSERTQTDLDVLLSMELKLRLLDLENISIPDDPPPIPKPPSNLNFCYDFSHTEQDRPGAGWGLGCPTLPCLCPASCKSMGMSHQALASCSRWVTWH, encoded by the exons gacaTGATGGACTACCTGAGGAAGAAGAACATCAGGCAGTTTATCCACAAg AACATTATCCACAGCTCCGAGCCACTGGGGGATGAGATGGCCCATTATCTTTACGTGCTGCAGTCTGTCAGCCTCAACTTGTGCGAGCATCGCATGAAAATGTCCATGGATCCCTACTCACAG GAACAGCGGGATCTCCTCCAGTCCCTGCGCCAAACTGCTTTTGAGTCGGAGAGCGAGGTGCCTGCTGGCACCTTCAGCACCGAGCGCCGGCGATCCCTTTGTGCCAAGGAATTCCGCAAGCTGGGCTTCATG AACAACAGCAACCCAGCAGAGGATCTCCGCCGTGCCCCACCAGGACTCCTTGCCCTGGACAACATGGTGTATTTCTCCAGGAACACCCCTAATGCCTACAGCAGG TTTATCCTTGAGAACAGCAGCCGGGAAGACAAACATGAATGTCCCTTTGCTCGAAGCAGCATCCAGCTCACCCTGATCCTCTGCGAGATCCTGCACATTGGAGAGCCGT GCTCGGAGACGGCTCAGGCCTTTTACCCTATGTTCTTCGGGCAGGATCATTTCTTTGAAGAGTTATTCTGCATCTGCATCCAGCTGGTGAACAAGACCTGGAAGGAGATGAGAGCAACCCAGGAGGACTTTGACAAG GTGATGCAGGTGGTGCGGGAGCAGATCACCAGGACCCTGTCCCTCAAGCCCACGTCCCTGGAGCTATTCAAGACCAGAGTGAACGCACTGAACTACAGCGAGATCTTGAAGCTGCGGCAGACTGAGCGGCTGCACCAGGAGGAGAcgctggctgtgcctgtgct GGAGCTGCGGGAGAAGCTGAAGccggagctcctggagctgatcCGACAGCAGCGCCTGCTGCACCTCTGCGAGGGAACCCTCTTCCGCAAGATCAGCAGCCGCCGCAGGCAGG ACAAGCTGTGGTACTGCCGCCTGTCCCCCAACCACAAGGTTCTGCACTATGGGGACGTGGAGGAGGGAGTGAAGTCTCCCCCCATCGAGAGCCTGACGGAGAAAA TTCCTGTGGCAGACATGAAGATGCTGCTGGTGGGGAAGGAGTGTCCACACACAAAGGAGAAGAGCTCTGGGAAGCAGAACAAG gatgtCCTGGAGCTGGCCTTCTCTATTGTGCATGATGTGGAGGAATACTGCCTCAACTTCATAGCCCCCACCCGGTATGAG TTCTGCCTCTGGACGGATGGGCTGAATGTGCTTCTGGGCAAGGAGATGACAAGTGAGCGAACACAGACAGACCTCGATGTCCTGCTGTCCATGGAGCTCAAGCTGCGGCTCCTGGACCTGGAGAACATCAGCATTCCTGACGAcccccctcccatcccaaagCCTCCCAGCAACTTAAACTTCTGCTATGACTTTAGCCATACAGAACA GGACAGGCCAGGTGCTGGCTGGGGGCTTGGGTGTCCTacccttccctgcctgtgtcCTGCCTCCTGCAAGAGCATGGGAATGAGCCACCAAGCATTAGCCTCCTGTTCAAGGTGGGTGACCTGGCACTGA
- the ELMO3 gene encoding engulfment and cell motility protein 3 isoform X4 — MRATQEDFDKVMQVVREQITRTLSLKPTSLELFKTRVNALNYSEILKLRQTERLHQEETLAVPVLELREKLKPELLELIRQQRLLHLCEGTLFRKISSRRRQDKLWYCRLSPNHKVLHYGDVEEGVKSPPIESLTEKIPVADMKMLLVGKECPHTKEKSSGKQNKDVLELAFSIVHDVEEYCLNFIAPTRYEFCLWTDGLNVLLGKEMTSERTQTDLDVLLSMELKLRLLDLENISIPDDPPPIPKPPSNLNFCYDFSHTEQDRPGAGWGLGCPTLPCLCPASCKSMGMSHQALASCSRWVTWH, encoded by the exons ATGAGAGCAACCCAGGAGGACTTTGACAAG GTGATGCAGGTGGTGCGGGAGCAGATCACCAGGACCCTGTCCCTCAAGCCCACGTCCCTGGAGCTATTCAAGACCAGAGTGAACGCACTGAACTACAGCGAGATCTTGAAGCTGCGGCAGACTGAGCGGCTGCACCAGGAGGAGAcgctggctgtgcctgtgct GGAGCTGCGGGAGAAGCTGAAGccggagctcctggagctgatcCGACAGCAGCGCCTGCTGCACCTCTGCGAGGGAACCCTCTTCCGCAAGATCAGCAGCCGCCGCAGGCAGG ACAAGCTGTGGTACTGCCGCCTGTCCCCCAACCACAAGGTTCTGCACTATGGGGACGTGGAGGAGGGAGTGAAGTCTCCCCCCATCGAGAGCCTGACGGAGAAAA TTCCTGTGGCAGACATGAAGATGCTGCTGGTGGGGAAGGAGTGTCCACACACAAAGGAGAAGAGCTCTGGGAAGCAGAACAAG gatgtCCTGGAGCTGGCCTTCTCTATTGTGCATGATGTGGAGGAATACTGCCTCAACTTCATAGCCCCCACCCGGTATGAG TTCTGCCTCTGGACGGATGGGCTGAATGTGCTTCTGGGCAAGGAGATGACAAGTGAGCGAACACAGACAGACCTCGATGTCCTGCTGTCCATGGAGCTCAAGCTGCGGCTCCTGGACCTGGAGAACATCAGCATTCCTGACGAcccccctcccatcccaaagCCTCCCAGCAACTTAAACTTCTGCTATGACTTTAGCCATACAGAACA GGACAGGCCAGGTGCTGGCTGGGGGCTTGGGTGTCCTacccttccctgcctgtgtcCTGCCTCCTGCAAGAGCATGGGAATGAGCCACCAAGCATTAGCCTCCTGTTCAAGGTGGGTGACCTGGCACTGA